The genomic DNA ACCTAGACAGTCACATCGCCCTTCCGAAAGTTAGTCATGAGTTATCAAGGCTACGAGAGGTCGAGTGGCCTCCTTTTAAAGCAGCAGTTGATGCCGGACTTGGTGCAATCATGACAGCCCACGTTGTCATCGAGTCCATCGACGAAAATGTTCCGGCCACATTCTCAAAAGATGCCATGGACTTTCTTCGTGATGAACTCAATTTCCAAGGCGTCATCATGAGTGATGATTTAGAAATGAAAGCTGTAGCCGATCGATATGAAGCTCAAGAAATGGCAATTTTGGGGATGAAAGCTGGCCTCGACCACTACCTCGTTTGCGAAAAGCCAGAAATGATTCTCGACTTTTACCGCGCCCTCATCCGAGCCGTCGAGCGGGAATACGTTAGTCATGAAAGCATCATCAACGCCGCCAAGCGCACAGAAGCGTGGCTCCAGAGATTCTACCAACCTCCAGTAGATGCAACAAAAGTCAATGAATGGGTGGGATGCAGAGAGCATCAAGCCTTAGCTAAAGACATTGATACCCGTTACCGAATGCTCTCAATGTAAATCAATCGCCGCGAAACGGCTCTAGAATCTCATAAAGGGAACGGTCGGGTTTCGCATTCACCACTTCGTTCACGCGTTTCGTATCGAGAACGGCATTGAATCGAATGTGGTCTAACTCAGGCGCAGGGAATGATACCAGCCGGTATTTCCACGCCTTCTCTAAGTAAAATTTAAAGAGCGGGTGTGGCACAGGTAACACTGGCTTACCTAGAATCTTAAGTATCTTAGACAGAGGAACCGGGTCCGTACTCACAACGTTGAGAACGCCTCGAACACCTGGCTCAAGGGACGCTTCAATAACACGCAGTAAATCATCCTCTGCTGTAAGTTGAACCATTGGATCGAAACCAGCCAAAGTTGGCATCACCCTCAACCGAAGATACTTGGAAGGTGCATTTCGCACATTAGGACCTACGATGTGCGCTGGCCGAAGAATGACTGTCTCAATATCGTGGTGTCTCCAAAAGAACGATTGCACGGCTCGGTCGACGGCAACGATAGAGCGTGTCTCAGGAAAGCGTTGGCTTGCCATGAGAGGTGCATCTTCATTGATGAAGTGACTGTTGCTTGGCGTTGGGCCGTAAACATCGCCCGTCGATAACAAGATAAGCTTCTTAACGTTGTATTTACTAATGTAGCGCAGCAGTGTTTCCGTGCCGATGATGTTGCGCACATAGAGTTCTTCACTTGAGATTCTGAAGTTGTGAACTACACCCAGGTGAATAACCGCATCGATTTCTCCCTGACGGAAAATGTTTTCCGCAGGTCTACGCCTGATATCCACACGGTGGTGAATGATGTCTTGTGGCAATCCGGGGCATGGCCTCCGGTCGAGCCCTATCACTTCGTGATGTCGGTTTAGACGATTCGCAAGTCTTCGCCCAAAACGACCCGATATTCCGGTTAGTACAATTCGCAAAACTTTAAGCCCCTACCAAAAGATGTGCTCTCGTTCTCGTAAACCTTCATCAATCATTTGCTGCATTTGATTCTTAACATGCGACACTTTTTCAAGAATCACATCATCCTCATCATTTGCATTTCCTTCGAACTGCATCGGCTCGCCAAAACGAATGCGGTAGCGTGTTGGCAGCGGCAATAAACCAAGCCCCGGAAATAAAGGGTTGGTTGGCGTAATTGGAAACGCGGGCAAACCAAGCGCGCGCCCTAACGATTTTGCGTTGTAGAACGTAGGCGCCTGCTCTTCCGCTCCAATCACTACAGCTGGAACAATAGGCGTATTCGTTTCAAGCGCCAAGCGCATAAAGCCTTGTCCGAATCTTTGCAGCCGGTAGCGTTGTGACCACGTTTTGTTCAAGCCCCGGACTCCTTCCGGAAATACCAGAATAGACTCACCCGAACCCAAGAGACGACGACAATTCTCGGGCGTACCTAGAATTTGACCACAGCGCGCCAGAAGCGGCGACACAAAAGGTGTCGCAGGTACGAATCGTTCGACCATCGACCGCGTGAACCTTGGCGGTTCACTGTCGAGGAACATCGACATACCGATCATCAGCCCATCAAACGGAAGTTGCCCCGAGTGATTGGCAATAATCAAACTGCGACCTTCAGGAATATTTTCAAGACCTTGAGCTTCGCACCGAAAATACTTTCGGTAGAGCCAAGCCGCTGGGCCGACAACCTTCTTCACGTACTGTGGATCAAAACCGAAAGGGTCTACCCCGTACGGACCAAGGTTACTCGGAATCCGCTCGAGACGGTCTTCAAGGTCACGGCTGGACATTACATCGCCCATGCCTTCACTAACTTTTCCGGCCACCTCAAGTAGCTTGATTGCTGCGCCAACAAAATCCATAACGATCGACTAAGCCATTATTACATGGTGTGTCAAACAGTCTGGCCTAATTAATTTCTAATAAAAAGAAAACTTAATTCATTTGCAACGTCTCGATTTGTAACAACTTTTCAATATTTATAAAAATATTATAACCAATGTAGGTTCTTGCCGCATATGTCATCAGCAATGCTGCGTTGGGGGAATCAATACATGCATCTAAATCCAGTTGACAAAGTGCGTTACAAAGGTGCCTACTGTGCGCAATACCTATTCTTCGGAAGGAATGCCCACATGCCCGTACAAGTCGCTAGACACCTGTGCCTACTCGCTTTATTCGCTACCGCCATCGTTGGATGCGGTGACAAGCGACTCGCACCATCAAATATACCTGTCGAAGAAATTGGCCCGTGCGTAACGGATGAAGACTGCGGCGAAGGCTATATCTGTGTTCTCGGCGAATGTGTGCCAGTCGAAGATTTTGACTGCTTGGGTAATGACGCGGCGCGCATCGTGGTCGATCCTAATAGTCTAGACTTCGGTGAAGTTGCTCTCGGTAACTCGTCAGCATCCGTCGTGACCGTCACAAACGACAGCGAATGTAACCTCACAATCTCTGATGTAGACATGGCCGACGGTACCAACCCAGGGTTTGACTGCAGTCCATGCGACCTTACATCTTACCCAACAGTCATCGCGCCACAGCGGTCATTGGAGATTACCGTAAATTACTCACCAATCGGCGTGGGCTCTGCCAGTGGGGAATTACTGATTCGCTCCGATGCAGGCAATGTCGCCGACGACAATGGCATCGTTGGTATCAGCCTTAACGCCAGCTACAGCGGCGTACCTGCCCTCGTCATCGACCCACCTGAGCTTAGTTTTGGCTATGTACCCTTCACCGCAGGACAAGGCGGCGGAACACAGACACATAGCGTTAAGTTAATGAATCAAGGCACAGGCAATGCTGTCCTGGTTGTTGAGTTTATCTACATTCGCCCGGGTACCGATTTCAGTATTCCAGAAGAGCTGGCAGACATCTCGCCTGCCAACCCACTCTACCTCCCACCATACGATGAGAACGACCCGAACACGTGGGTTGAGGTTCCTGTAACTTTCTCTCCCACAACAAACGCTGACCACCAGAACATTCTAACTGTTCAGGCTCACGCAGGTGACGAAGCAGGCTCGGTTGAAGTTAACGCGCAACTCACCGGCTCTTCACTCGGACCACCAGTGATTCAAGTGAACCCATCGGAACTCATCTTCAAAACAGAAGCTGGAGACCCGTTGAACCTTGGCTGGACGGCATACAGAAGCGTCATGGTTGTAAACAACGGTCAATCAGACCTCGTATTAGACCTTGAACTTGATGACCCAACGGGAGACTTCACGTTCTCACCAGCGTTCGTACCCGCTATTCCTGCAGGTGGCTCCATCGCATTCAGCGTACTTTACACGCCATCGCAATCCAGCGATGCATTCAACCCGGGTGACCCACAGGCCTCTGCGGACGCATGGTTTCGAATCATCAGCAACGATACCAACCACGTAGTTTCAACCGTTGATCTACACGGATGGGCGCGAAGCGGCGTAGCCGACGATGTTCTTAAAGTTGAAATGACGTTCGCTAACAACGCGAGCAACTGGGCACAGAATGATTTCCGTAACGTAGACATGGAGCTGGAAAGCCCACTGGGTTACTCGTGCAAGAAGCCATTCTTAGGCGAAAGCAGCAACGGTACGCTTCAAGTGATTGAAGACTACTGTGAAACTTGGTCAGACACCGGCAGCGAAGGAACC from Deltaproteobacteria bacterium includes the following:
- the nagZ gene encoding beta-N-acetylhexosaminidase, translated to MYATREDIRKAAGTLITCGFSGLSIDAELKEVLREVQPSGLILFKRNIESPEQVAELGKELKLYRPENPLCLSVDQEGGRVARIREPATVWPPMHQLGEIGDPELCYRFAQALGREVRAMNFDIDYSPVLDVNSNPDNPIIGDRAFSQSPEITGKCGAAVVKGLHSVGVAAVGKHFPGHGDTDLDSHIALPKVSHELSRLREVEWPPFKAAVDAGLGAIMTAHVVIESIDENVPATFSKDAMDFLRDELNFQGVIMSDDLEMKAVADRYEAQEMAILGMKAGLDHYLVCEKPEMILDFYRALIRAVEREYVSHESIINAAKRTEAWLQRFYQPPVDATKVNEWVGCREHQALAKDIDTRYRMLSM
- a CDS encoding NAD-dependent epimerase/dehydratase family protein; protein product: MRIVLTGISGRFGRRLANRLNRHHEVIGLDRRPCPGLPQDIIHHRVDIRRRPAENIFRQGEIDAVIHLGVVHNFRISSEELYVRNIIGTETLLRYISKYNVKKLILLSTGDVYGPTPSNSHFINEDAPLMASQRFPETRSIVAVDRAVQSFFWRHHDIETVILRPAHIVGPNVRNAPSKYLRLRVMPTLAGFDPMVQLTAEDDLLRVIEASLEPGVRGVLNVVSTDPVPLSKILKILGKPVLPVPHPLFKFYLEKAWKYRLVSFPAPELDHIRFNAVLDTKRVNEVVNAKPDRSLYEILEPFRGD
- a CDS encoding acyltransferase family protein, whose amino-acid sequence is MGDVMSSRDLEDRLERIPSNLGPYGVDPFGFDPQYVKKVVGPAAWLYRKYFRCEAQGLENIPEGRSLIIANHSGQLPFDGLMIGMSMFLDSEPPRFTRSMVERFVPATPFVSPLLARCGQILGTPENCRRLLGSGESILVFPEGVRGLNKTWSQRYRLQRFGQGFMRLALETNTPIVPAVVIGAEEQAPTFYNAKSLGRALGLPAFPITPTNPLFPGLGLLPLPTRYRIRFGEPMQFEGNANDEDDVILEKVSHVKNQMQQMIDEGLREREHIFW
- a CDS encoding choice-of-anchor D domain-containing protein codes for the protein MPVQVARHLCLLALFATAIVGCGDKRLAPSNIPVEEIGPCVTDEDCGEGYICVLGECVPVEDFDCLGNDAARIVVDPNSLDFGEVALGNSSASVVTVTNDSECNLTISDVDMADGTNPGFDCSPCDLTSYPTVIAPQRSLEITVNYSPIGVGSASGELLIRSDAGNVADDNGIVGISLNASYSGVPALVIDPPELSFGYVPFTAGQGGGTQTHSVKLMNQGTGNAVLVVEFIYIRPGTDFSIPEELADISPANPLYLPPYDENDPNTWVEVPVTFSPTTNADHQNILTVQAHAGDEAGSVEVNAQLTGSSLGPPVIQVNPSELIFKTEAGDPLNLGWTAYRSVMVVNNGQSDLVLDLELDDPTGDFTFSPAFVPAIPAGGSIAFSVLYTPSQSSDAFNPGDPQASADAWFRIISNDTNHVVSTVDLHGWARSGVADDVLKVEMTFANNASNWAQNDFRNVDMELESPLGYSCKKPFLGESSNGTLQVIEDYCETWSDTGSEGT